From a single Chlorocebus sabaeus isolate Y175 chromosome X, mChlSab1.0.hap1, whole genome shotgun sequence genomic region:
- the TGIF2LX gene encoding homeobox protein TGIF2LX, which translates to MEAAADGPAETRSRVEKDSRRAKKDSPAKTQSPAQDTSIMLRNNADTGKVLALPEHKKKRTGYLPAESVKILRNWMYKHRFRAYPSEAEKRMLSRKTNLSLSQISNWFINARRRILPDMLQRRGNNPTVGHKTGKDAHATHLQSTDASVPAKSGPRGSDNVQSLPLRSSPKGQMSGEKIPEPGSAPSQKLTMIAQPKKKVKVSNITASSSPEPVSTEEYADFSNFQLLVDAAVQRAAELELEKKQESNP; encoded by the coding sequence ATGGAGGCCGCTGCGGACGGCCCGGCCGAGACCCGAAGCCGGGTGGAAAAAGACAGCCGGCGGGCAAAAAAAGACAGCCCGGCGAAGACCCAAAGCCCAGCCCAAGACACCTCAATCATGTTGAGAAATAACGCAGATACAGGCAAAGTTCTTGCCTTACCAGAGCACAAGAAGAAGCGCACGGGATACTTGCCAGCAGAGTCCGTTAAGATCCTCCGTAACTGGATGTATAAGCATCGGTTTAGGGCCTACCCTTCAGAAGCGGAGAAGCGAATGCTGTCAAGGAAGACCAATTTGTCTTTGTCGCAGATTTCTAACTGGTTCATCAATGCTCGCAGACGCATTCTCCCGGATATGCTGCAACGGCGTGGAAACAACCCCACTGTTGGCCACAAAACGGGCAAAGATGCCCATGCCACCCACCTGCAGAGCACCGATGCGTCTGTGCCGGCCAAGTCAGGGCCCCGTGGTTCAGACAATGTACAAAGCCTGCCCCTGCGGTCCTCGCCAAAGGGCCAGATGTCAGGAGAGAAGATACCAGAGCCGGGGTCGGCCCCTAGCCAGAAGCTCACCATGATAGCCCAACCAAAGAAAAAGGTCAAGGTTTCTAACATCACGGCCTCGTCTTCTCCAGAACCTGTGTCAACAGAGGAGTACGCCGACTTCAGCAACTTCCAGCTGCTAGTCGATGCAGCGGTACAAAGGGCTGCCGAGCTGGAGCTAGAGAAGAAGCAAGAGTCTAATCCATGA